The sequence CCGGAAGGGCGGTATATGATGCACGTACCATGCTGGGCATTAACTTCGATGATTCGGCTTCATTTAGCCCGAACCGGGAGAATTGGACAAACCAAGTATTTGAAAGCAGGAATGTATTTGTTTATCCCAACCCAGCTACAAATTCGTTGTTTCTATTAAGCGGAGTTACCGACACTAATACTAATTGTTTAATGGAAATTTTTAATTCGACGGGGATGCAAGTTATGAAGATTCCAATAGGAGACAATTCTATCACTCACATTGATATTACTTTCCTAATAGACGGAATCTACTTTTATCATTTAAGGGAAGGACCTGAATTGAAGTTTTCGGGAAAGTTTACAGTAATGAAGTAAAGTATGAGGTGGATCGCCCGTAATCTATTTTTTATTTACCTGACGAACACAGTTTTAGCTCAGAGTAATTTGGTTCCGAATGCCTCTTTTGAAAGTTATTCCACCTGCCCAGCTGGGGGGCCGGGTCTTTATACTGAACCACTGTTCTGGTTCAACCCTACTGCAAACTCTCCGGATTATTACCATCAATGCAACAACAGCTTAACAGGCACGGCAGGCGTACCTTGCAACTGGACAGGCTGCCAGAATGCACGAATGGGGGTAGCGTATTCAGGTTGTGGATTTTATTATACTACACCAAATGGTAGAGAATATATTGAGGTAAAATTGACTGAACCGCTGAAAGCAGGCAGGAGGTACTGTATTGAGTTTTGGGTTTCCTTGGCTGGGAGATCTATACATGCATTGGATAGGATTGGGGCTTACCTTTCGGTCGATAGCGTTTATTCAAATGACCTATATGTACTTCCCTATCAACCACAAGTTGAGAATCCGC is a genomic window of Bacteroidia bacterium containing:
- a CDS encoding gliding motility-associated C-terminal domain-containing protein gives rise to the protein MRWIARNLFFIYLTNTVLAQSNLVPNASFESYSTCPAGGPGLYTEPLFWFNPTANSPDYYHQCNNSLTGTAGVPCNWTGCQNARMGVAYSGCGFYYTTPNGREYIEVKLTEPLKAGRRYCIEFWVSLAGRSIHALDRIGAYLSVDSVYSNDLYVLPYQPQVENPQGNTISDTTNWVLVSGLFLASGGEKYLTIGNFYPDSLTQIDSVYPFPGIWSYYYIDDVSVTCCDVNNCEDTEPEFFIPTAISPNGDGYNDVWRLPGAKPESMDLALYDRWGNEVFRTTDPNFAWDGSYNGMELSSGVYCFYLKGILAGKELFEKGNLTIVR